A genomic window from Anopheles ziemanni chromosome X, idAnoZiCoDA_A2_x.2, whole genome shotgun sequence includes:
- the LOC131290658 gene encoding uncharacterized protein LOC131290658, which yields MGNSGSMNGLASYEEGGYHHQQGYHHHHQRYHDAMRGEAGASGAMSSSWMDSYQRGEHGRRGGGGGGGPRDYEQQQQIKVLPDIPGKVAKLRSTNNGNILHAGGTISKNNQALQRSKSISSPTYQQHQHAQQQPASFSECDEDLQLQQGAASSQAPRLLMTRSRTQLNMVVGANRAGPKEPEPTHRRGGRPLPAGQERYGEPSARTSADAAALNHRKRFGSEPDLRLSLQGPRNGAPTGDQQPQTNGGAARKPNTAQSKIMKGKNKKKAAPVPPLIEKRESGKESERQRIIAYSPLRKPTGDGNVSSTLPSYGEISFNATATRKLRLFKTRAETKKTPAIAKLPEASDVKFSGHAAGGGPGASLMKQGLPGGSFHAPSASSASSQLISLTHHQLARQQQPEPDKGNVHRPANPMSFFRREKTFDAGLLGLERKPQPKAKPTMSPPLSRRKSIVKSLLEQEEGGGGSARAEKPRAKVSPAPGAPITDFQKELQLMARRKQSPELNRKTAATVTAVAASNGRQAPKGSPFRVHVASGSPKALAKATKLPTASAKTLVIPVASEKEPNPGESPSPPPLPPPMDSSPPATPPPPPPPPKTSFYFGMSGNASRAEDHGHAQDRSLSTSTNDLRLAEYFAERKAQQAQPKGSEDDPEERVERSRTPDEIGHTQMELIDQFAASLLNGSRFRSSDSVASSEADVRVSTTGSSWDDGQQQEIALKLRPTLPRKQFDIPRFSPAAAWRLLTTEDEFCRDAGDAPLPDEEDKKLTASFLRAPTFEQEFDVPEDRIQRVYREPVPGLQDNKSGDSGISGDAGLPELGEPPLTLAKERAGDSTPDSSTGKHPLKPSVCAGGDDGPGGGESGGGGGWSSNALLLMPWTPQQDLEDDDDSTTGSENDAPQRGNLAESGGGGGRDGLLGDGRDFSSKGHLFSLSLPRENHLSIYNVEVNDEKVEKHVFNSLQKFRKSVSGAFKSEESGAIDSNDNWFLGRLDPATGGVGGRGVGSGGGVGSGSEKRPKLLTQTPSSYPSLDRTGCEKDAAGLDGGGSGGPGVTSLTQSIHSSIGYLVSGKHMMYLPREPTKAVPPHQDRQTAGGKQDQNNNNRAYRNQNGHGQPQSQPTPWPATASAHRESPKERKVPDKENLQDPVPVGPTLSGAALSAGEMEQLPVKLSNRRNHRFTFQSTIRQIEKRRVAEKLSREAEIKEAMRLSELEAMRRVEEEFQKKRAREKASIRHQLRLFSMENHPDQGQHPDGHDIGQHDMTGDGKRSDPDGDSLPHQNSGGGVNGGRGLYRRKDGFTSMERQRQYRRANGTLLEDGGGKHGPSYNDFQQRPHNGNHSDDDEGGHRYALEDEELAGDEGLDGGNGVGHDDDDDDGDNSSLGYVDTRTPYISRIIQAKSSKSYGARK from the exons ATGGGAAATTCGGGCAGCATGAATGGGTTGGCGAGCTACGAGGAGGGTGGGTACCATCACCAGCAGGgctaccatcaccaccaccagcggtACCATGACGCGATGCGGGGGGAGGCGGGTGCGAGCGGCGCCATGTCGTCCTCCTGGATGGACTCGTACCAGCGCGGTGAGCACGGGCGAcggggtggaggaggaggaggaggacccCGTGACTACG agcagcagcagcagatcaAGGTTCTGCCGGACATTCCGGGCAAGGTGGCCAAGCTCCGGTCGACCAACAACGGTAACATCCTGCACGCCGGTGGCACCATCAGCAAGAACAACCAGGCGCTGCAGCGCTCGAAGAGCATCTCGTCGCCGACGtaccagcagcatcagcacgcCCAGCAGCAGCCGGCCAGCTTCAGCGAGTGCGACGAGGACCTGCAGCTGCAGCAGGGTGCGGCCAGCTCCCAGGCACCGCGCCTGCTGATGACGCGCTCCCGCACGCAGCTCAACATGGTGGTCGGAGCGAACCGGGCGGGACCGAAAGAGCCGGAACCAACACACCGACGCGGGGGAAGGCCGCTGCCGGCCGGCCAGGAGCGGTACGGGGAGCCGAGCGCGCGCACTTCCGCCGACGCCGCTGCGCTCAACCACCGCAAACGCTTCGGCTCCGAGCCCGACCTCCGGTTGTCACTGCAAGGGCCTCGCAATGGCGCGCCAACCGGCGACCAGCAGCCACAGACCAATGGTGGAGCCGCACGGAAACCCAACACGGCGCAGTCGAAAATCATGAAGGGCAAAAACAAGAAGAAGGCGGCCCCGGTACCTCCGCTGATCGAAAAG CGCGAGTCCGGCAAGGAGAGCGAACGTCAGCGCATAATCGCGTACTCGCCGCTGCGCAAACCGACTGGCGATGGGAACGTCTCCTCCACCCTGCCGTCGTACGGCGAGATCAGCTTCAATGCGACGGCCACGAGAAAGCTGCGGCTGTTTAAGACGCGCGCCGAGACGAAGAAGACGCCCGCCATTGCGAAGCTGCCGGAAGCGTCCGACGTGAAGTTTTCCGGACACGCAGCGGGCGGTGGGCCGGGCGCGAGCCTGATGAAGCAAGGGCTGCCGGGTGGGAGCTTCCACGCACCGTCGGCGTCATCGGCGTCGTCGCAGCTCATCAGCCTGACGCACCACCAGCTGGCGCGCCAGCAGCAGCCCGAACCGGACAAAGGCAACGTCCACCGGCCGGCCAACCCGATGTCGTTCTTCCGGCGCGAGAAAACGTTCGACGCCGGGCTGCTCGGGCTGGAGCGGAAGCCGCAGCCGAAGGCCAAACCGACCATGTCGCCCCCGCTGTCGCGCCGCAAATCGATCGTGAAGAGTCTGCTCGAGCAGGaggagggaggaggggggagtgCGCGGGCGGAGAAACCGCGGGCGAAGGTCAGTCCGGCGCCGGGCGCACCCATCACCGATTTCCAGAAGGAGCTGCAACTGATGGCAAGGCGAAAGCAGTCACCGGAGCTCAACCGGAAGACGGCGGCGACGGTGACGGCGGTGGCTGCAAGCAATGGCAGACAAGCGCCGAAAGGTTCCCCCTTCCGGGTGCACGTCGCCAGTGGCAGTCCCAAGGCGCTGGCCAAGGCGACGAAATTGCCAACCGCGTCGGCCAAGACGCTGGTTATTCCGGTGGCGTCGGAAAAGGAACCGAACCCGGGCGAGTCGCCGTCGCCGCCACCGCTGCCGCCACCGATGGATTCGTCTCCTCCGGccacgccgccgccgccaccgcccccGCCGAAAACGAGCTTCTACTTCGGCATGAGCGGCAACGCGTCCCGGGCCGAGGACCACGGACACGCGCAGGACCGCAGCCTGTCCACGTCGACGAACGACCTGCGGCTGGCGGAGTACTTCGCCGAGCGGAAGGCGCAGCAAGCGCAGCCGAAGGGCAGCGAGGACGACCCCGAGGAGCGGGTGGAACGTTCGCGAACGCCGGACGAGATCGGCCACACGCAGATGGAGCTGATCGATCAGTTTGCCGCGAGCCTGCTCAACGGCAGCCGCTTCCGGTCGTCCGATTCGGTCGCGTCGTCCGAGGCGGATGTGCGCGTCAGTACCACCGGCAGCTCGTGGGACGACGGCCAGCAGCAGGAGATAGCGCTCAAGCTGCGCCCAACGCTGCCCCGCAAGCAGTTCGACATTCCGCGCTTCAGCCCGGCCGCCGCCTGGCGCCTGCTCACGACCGAGGACGAGTTCTGTCGGGACGCGGGCGACGCGCCGCTGCCGGACGAAGAGGACAAGAAGCTGACCGCGTCCTTCCTGCGCGCCCCCACCTTCGAGCAGGAGTTCGACGTGCCGGAGGATCGCATCCAGCGCGTGTACCGCGAACCGGTGCCGGGCCTGCAGGACAACAAGAGCGGCGACAGTGGCATCTCGGGCGATGCCGGCCTGCCCGAGCTCGGCGAGCCGCCACTAACACTTGCCAAGGAGCGGGCGGGCGACTCGACCCCGGACTCTAGCACCGGGAAGCATCCGCTCAAACCGAGTGTGTGCGCTGGCGGCGATGATGGCCCGGGCGGGGGGGAAAGTGGCGGTGGAGGGGGCTGGTCGTCGAACGCACTGCTGCTGATGCCGTGGACACCGCAGCAGGACctcgaggacgacgacgattcGACCACCGGCAGTGAAAACGACGCACCGCAGCGGGGCAACCTCGCCGAGAGCGGGGGCGGCGGGGGCCGCGACGGGCTACTCGGAGACGGGCGAGATTTCTCCAGCAAAGGGCACCTGTTCAGCCTGTCCCTGCCGAGGGAGAACCACCTGTCCATCTACAACGTCGAGGTCAACGATGAGAAG GTCGAGAAGCATGTGTTCAACAGTCTGCAGAAGTTCCGCAAGTCCGTGTCGGGAGCGTTCAAGAGCGAGGAGAGTGGCGCGATCGACAGCAACGACAACTGGTTCCTGGGCCGGCTAGACCCGGCCaccggtggtgttggtgggcgGGGAgtcggtagtggtggtggtgttggtagcGGGTCGGAGAAGCGTCCAAAGCTGCTGACCCAGACGCCGTCGTCGTACCCCAGTCTCGACCGGACCGGCTGCGAGAAGGATGCTGCCGGGCTGGACGGCGGTGGCAGCGGGGGACCCGGGGTGACCTCGCTCACGCAGAGCATACACAGCTCGATCGGGTACCTCGTCAGCGGCAAGCACATGATGTATTTGCCGCGCGAGCCGACGAAAGCAGTCCCGCCCCACCAGGACCGCCAGACGGCTGGAGGCAAGCAGGatcagaacaacaacaaccgggCGTACCGCAACCAGAATGGCCACGGTCAGCCTCAATCGCAGCCGACCCCATGGCCTGCGACAGCTTCCGCACACCGGGAATCGCCCAAGGAGCGAAAGGTGCCG GACAAGGAAAACCTGCAGGACCCGGTGCCGGTCGGACCGACATTGAGCGGCGCGGCGCTGTCGGCCGGCGAGATGGAGCAGCTCCCGGTGAAGCTGTCCAACCGGCGCAACCACCGGTTCACCTTCCAGAGCACGATCCGGCAGATCGAGAAGCGGCGCGTGGCGGAGAAGCTGTCGCGCGAGGCCGAGATCAAGGAGGCGATGCGGCTGAGCGAGCTGGAGGCGATGCGGCGCGTCGAGGAGGAGTTCCAGAAGAAGCGGGCGCGCGAGAAAGCCTCCATTCGCCACCAGCTGCGACTGTTCTCGATGGAAAACCACCCGGACCAGGGCCAGCACCCGGACGGCCACGACATCGGCCAGCACGATATGACG gGCGATGGCAAACGATCCGATCCGGACGGGGACAGCTTGCCACATCAAAACAGCGGCGGTGGCGTCAACGGTGGCAGGGGGCTGTACCGGCGCAAGGACGGGTTCACAAGCATGGAGCGGCAGCGGCAGTACCGACGCGCCAACGGCACACTACTGGAGGACGGCGGTGGAAAGCACGGTCCCAGCTACAACGATTTCCAGCAACGGCCGCACAACGGCAACcacagcgacgacgacgaggggGGCCACCGGTACGCGCTGGAGGACGAGGAGCTCGCCGGGGACGAGGGTTTAGATGGTGGTAACGGCGTCggacacgacgacgacgacgacgacggggaCAACAGCAGCCTCGGGTACGTCGACACCCGGACGCCGTACATCTCGCGGATCATTCAGGCGAAGAGCAGCAAATCGTACGGCGCGAGGAAGTGA